The window tgctgctatCCACTTGCTAGGCATTACCATGCCACCAAGAGAACGGACTGGAGAACTCAGAAAGTAGTTCATACTTGTAACTTCTGATCCCGTGACACTTAGTCCATTCGATAAGTTCATGATTCCGCTTTCCGGATGAACAACTTCAGAATTCTGAGAATTACTCTGCTGAGGCTTAGGTTGAGACTGAACCTGCTTGTTTCCATCAGCATTCTTTGCATTGTTTCCGCTTTTCTCCAAGTTCTGGCTTTTTGTGTTCAAGAATCTCCCACCGGATCCTCTAGGACGGCGCAATGCATGGAGATGGCGTGAATGATGCATATATGGCTGCAACACACATggaattaaaacaaacacactAATCAGAATTCATCtgcaacaaaaatatcaaaatagtttccatattttataattaattaccttGCGGCACCTAGTACTCAGTTTCTTCTGATCAAGAACAGCAGCAGCCTTTGCACGCGATTGACGTCGCCTTATGATTCCATGATATTGCTTTGAGTTCACATAGATGGTTCCATCTTCTGTTTCCATGTTTAGTGGAAGCATTACTCGGCTCTGAGATCCATAGGCTGAGACAACTCCATAGTATTGTTGTTC is drawn from Camelina sativa cultivar DH55 chromosome 1, Cs, whole genome shotgun sequence and contains these coding sequences:
- the LOC104715202 gene encoding nuclear transcription factor Y subunit A-2, translating into MAMQTVREGLFSAPQTSWWNAFGSQPLAHESLAGDSDSFAGVKVGSAGETEQGVDKQNNSVTHLAFSLGDVKSSRVVSKSHGAVFAMQSPSLELGFTHPSIYAKYPYGEQQYYGVVSAYGSQSRVMLPLNMETEDGTIYVNSKQYHGIIRRRQSRAKAAAVLDQKKLSTRCRKPYMHHSRHLHALRRPRGSGGRFLNTKSQNLEKSGNNAKNADGNKQVQSQPKPQQSNSQNSEVVHPESGIMNLSNGLSVTGSEVTSMNYFLSSPVRSLGGMVMPSKWIAAAAMDNSCCNFKT